GTTACTTTCCATCTTCATATTCactaaaaatcaatattaactTGTTATTCGTGATATTCTTGTCGAAATtcacataaaaaacaattaaatttattgaatgtGAATGTGAAACTAATGCATGAAATTAATATTGTACATGTTAAATTAGtgttttacatttataataagaTGTAAAACACCccaattaaaattgaaaaagtagtATTTACTAGCCCTATTAAAAAAACTCACCTAAAAAGGAGTAGAAATTCGATTGTTTGAATTAGTAGCATTGAATTTCCCAACTGAATTTTCCACTAGAGCCACAAATGATACAAATGTAATGCATTAGTTGCAACAGATATTTTctagtaatatatatagtataagaTCTGTAATGCGAACTATACCAGGACACACTAAATGGTCAACTCTTACAAACCACACTAAGAATAACTTATTTCAGTACTTAGCAGCTCTGATATAAGTCTTATTTTACAGTAACATTATTCATAAGCATGAACATAAGAAGCccttaaaatttgataaaccCCTTTTCCTTCAAGCTTTCCACAGTATCCTTGATGCTCACTTCCAAAGGTGTAAATTCAAGCCCCAAGCTCTTTGCTTTTTCCTTCGAAACCTGGAATATTGGATCATATGGCCTTTCATCCACACATTTATCTGGAAGTTGCAATGTTGGATACAGATCATGTAAAATCTTCACAACATCTGAAAAGTGTGCCACTCTTTCAACTAGTAAATATCTTCCATTAGCTGAAGCATTCTCATATGCCAGAATATGAGTAATTGCAACATCTCTCACGTCCACCCATCCCAAAGTTACATTTTTAAATGTAGGCGAACCTGTATCAAGCCATCGAATTCTTTCCTCAATTATCTAACAATTGTTCAGccaaaaattataacatatttcaattttaatttatcatccATACCAAAAAACCTACATTGTGTAACCAAGATGAAGGCAAatcaaataatagaaattttagAGCATAATGTGAAAATAGTAATTaccattaattaaatttaaaactgcAGCAGAACTAGTGTTAAGTACTGGTTGCAAGAGAGGTCCGACAACCAATGCAGGGTTCGTTGTAACCAAGTCAATATTGTTCTCTTTTGCAAATTTCCAGGCAGCATCTTCGGCCAAAGTCTTTGAAAGGTTATACCATATCTAAAACATAACAAGAAATGTGAAGAACAAGGTGAGACAACATACATGCTAAACTATAGTAAGGAGTAACATGTAATGAAAGTTTATTAGAGGAAAAGGAACATACCCCATTTCTCTTACAGTATTCTGGGTCGGAATACCAAGTCTCGTCAACCACTACATCAGGGTTTTTAGGCCTGTCGTTGAACGAAACTGCAGCAATAGAAGAAGTTACAACCACGCGTTTCAGCGTCTTTGATTTCACGCACGATTTCAGAACATTCAGAGTCCCCTTCAAAGCTGGATCCAACAACTCAGTCTGAAATACATGAagcaaaaacaaattattacacAACCACAGATTAAACAAATGAACAAAACGAACTGCAATCGAAACAAACCTGCGGGTCCTTGGCATCGTCGAAAAAGGGAGAAGCAGTGTGAAACACAGCGTGACAACCTTCAACGGCAGAGTCAAAGGAACCTTCTTCTAGAAGATTCGCCTTCACGAGATGCAATCTCTCCTTCGCACCATCAAGGCTGAGCAAATGATCCACCTTTTTGGGATCATCTGCACATCACACATTACCCAATGTTTAATCTTCCAAATAGTAATGCATCACCATAAATAATCACCGACGAAAACACAGATTATAGaaggcaaagaaaaaaaaaaaacatactcgTGTCGCGAACGGTGGCCTTCACGGTGTAGCCGCGTTCGAGAAGAAACTTAACGACCCAGGAAGCAATGTAACCGGAAGCTCCGGTAACACAAACTACTTGTCCGGCGCCGGTGCTCATTCTGGATTATGTTGTTCTGCTCTGAGCTGATTCTCTGTGTTCAGTGTTGTGTTGTGCTGTGTTCACTCGATCTCGGAGTGACCTTTTAAAGCACCAAAATCGATTGCGTTTTCAATTTGGAAAGGTATTACTGTTCAATTTAAATCGTGTTAGTGGGCCATTTGCAATTAAGTGTCATATCCAgatcataatattaaaatagggAGTATCATAGCAAATATATCACGTAtcatgatataaaattttaaaaatatgaactttaaacaaaatcatgcatcataaaaataaaatatactttattgacattaattaaatttcacgTACTATAAGAATATTCCATGAAAGAAAACATAAGAAGATAAGGTAATCAAATTCAGATAACTAAAGTTAAGAACACGTATGAATGAATGTATGTGTATAAGTTTTGCAATGAAGATGACTTGAATTTAaaataggacaatgatattttaacaccattttttaatactattttgacactgcacacgtgtcaagatgtgattggacgatttcaaattaaaaaaattgaggcaggagtatatttggaagagaaaaatcaaagtttgttttttaatttaaaatcatccaatcacattttgacacttttaacacatgtgcagtgtcaaaatggtgttaaaaaatggtgttaaaattttattttcctttaaaataaaagaaaaaagtgatatTTAGAAGAGCCGTGGCTTGGTGGATATACTTAAATTGACATTTGCAGAATGCGACCCCAAAAGTCCGGTGGGAAGAAGCtaaatatattgttaatttttgggTATGATATCCCCACTTTGTAGATTGCTATTGTCTTGtgagttaatttattttaaaaattaattcgtttaattgagttgaaatttatttcaaattttttaaaatattagaaacattGTACATGtaagaaagaaattcaaatacTTGCATTGACCCGTAACATGTAAGATTTGGTTACGTTAATGGTTTTCCCGATAAGGAACTTCTAtgcatataatattttattcaatatttattcttaattcatttaaaagttATGTCGATTTTGATTAGGATGGGTCGAGCTCACGTATAAATGACGCATGCGCTGAGCTAAAActtctatataatattttttctaaaactttaaaatatatttatttgtatattaagTTTTAAGCATACCTTTTTATTCTTATCAGAAATGAGTGTACTTCGTCTTAAATTAAAAGAGTAGACTTTGTATATGTGGAGTAACGATTAGAAATTAGATTTaggataatttatatatatatatatatatatatatattttttttttttttttttctatcttttgaaatattttttaaagataaaattatgatggatgtttgagttaaaaaataaactatgcCTCAAATGTGATTATTTACCTTAATGACAAGAgattaaaacatttatgttgaatgtgaaaataaaagtgatgTGTTTATaggttaattaaaaaaagtaaaaaataatattaaataaatataaaaaaaattatgtaaggttaaatataatttttattaaaagattaaatagaaaaatctaaaaagtttCTAAAAAGAAACAAGTTTTACTGCACTCTTTTATAGAAAGAAACAGTTGTACGGGTAGTCGTGATTCAACTTATTAGGAAATAATTGGATTATGTAGCTGCGTCGTCACTTTCTATGTCTTTACTCCATAATTGAAAGCAAAGTTTGAACTGTAACACTGTTTctaaaggacaatgatatttttttataatatttttacatgctatatatatttcattttttattaaatttaaaatacataaatatatgataaataaataataaaatagtgaaaaaatagaatatatattatattaaaatattataaaataaatctgtatcattttcttttcttttcttagccAGCGGAAGTAACTATCTCTTATATttcaatacttttttattaatttctttctatCTATCACTATATGACTATATGTTTCACTGTTAATTTTAAAGTCTAAATTCActgttaattttataatgttgtCCATCTGtcatattcttaaaatatattaattttgatatattaaaaatattattaaaatatttttaaaatgttaaaatttatctacattagtatatttttataatactgCACAAAGATATCCCAAAAACTCACCTGAGATATTTCAAATTCATCGAGTTTGATAGTGAAGAGGTGATCGTAGTTGAAAGTgtcaattatttaataatattttgataataagacatttatcattattttattaattcatttaaaattattttcaaaataaatatttgaaacaaatcaGTTACAAATTATAagtgttataaaaaatttatgaaaaaacttgttaatttttttattctatttatatttcaacTCTCTAAATAAAGGTTGTTTgcatatatttgttattaactAGGCCTCTCGTAGAATGTGgtggttttattatttttattaacttttctttttttatttttcatctaactttaatttattttattacaaaaaaattttgagaaaaatttaTTGACAGAGGAAAAAAAcctatcaataaatataattgacaaatttattttgttgataaaatccattaataataggtaatttatttattttttgttatggattataaattttaaaatttgtcaataaaatttatcaataatttaaaatatttattattaatagatttgttcgttgataaatttttcattaaaaaaacggaaaatttttctcttcaataGTTGAAACCCAAATTTTAGGTGGAAGGGAGTATCATTTTTCCTCCTCTCTAAACATAAAACgctaaaagttatattttattggagAGACTGATTTGAAGAAGATGGAAAGAATGAATTTGGATGAATTTAAAGATGAAGTTTGTGTtagtttttaaagaatttaaaggtGACGGTAGAGTAGATTTAAAAATACAGTTTGTGAAgaatttgatattaaagttaggttagttttgtaaaataacATGAAGCATGAAGAGTTTCCATATACACATCACACCATGTGATATCAAAACTAGGTtgtaaaataacatatttcacCAGCAAATCTCCTCATATGAAACGAGATGAGACACTACAAAAATGTCTAATTTTATCAGATATTTCAAATCCATCGAGTTTGACATTGAAAAGATGCTCGTAGTTGAAAGTGcgaattatttaacaatattgtttaaaattatttttaataaaatatttgaaacaaatcaataacaaactttaagattataaaaaatttataaaaaaaattgttaatattttttttctatttacatTTCAACTCTCTAAAGAAAGGTTGTTTGCATATGTTTGTTATTAACTAAGCTTCTCATAGAGTTTGgtggttttattatttttattgacttttctttttttatttttcatctaactttaatttattttattacaaaaaatttttgagaaaaaattattgacagaagaaaaaaacctattaataaatataagggttaaatatgtttttagttcctatactatcaagcgattttggttttagtttttcttttaaagtaagGTACACTTTAATTCTCCTTCTTtaagaaaactttgattttagtcttccaaaattaacaccgttaaaaaccaggtgatgtggctaacggtagactgacacaatttttttcttacacgTGTTTCTACCTTTTCTCCCTATCTCTCCATCGTCTTTTCCTTCCATCTTCCACCCAATCTCCCTCGTCTCTTACCAATCACCGACTATCTGAGCAAGTTGCactttaaaactaaaaacatttttcGAAAATAGAAATCAAAACTTCCTTTCAAACATAAAAGTAACTTTCTTCCACAAAATCGTCTCCAAAATTCATTCCATTTCCAATGCTATATGTCCGGGACAAGTGACAGTTGAGAGAAAAAGAGTTAAACTAcatcaaaatgaatatttttctgaTGCCACTATTGATGCAATTGCTCATAGGGATATCAATGAGTCTCTAACACCCACCAATTGGAACCTGAGAACTCATTCAAAAACAGAAACTTTGCATAAAGGATTTGCAATCATAGCAATCGTTACCAACAAAATTCCAACTCAAAATCACATAATACCGCTGGATTGGCTCTTTTGCCAGTAAGAGGAAAGAGACGAGTTCCTGCACCTCCACCCAAAATTATAGAAGCCACACTTTTTGGGTTCACTTTGGGGGTCTCAAAAGTGGGCACCCTCTGATATGCCTAAAAGGAAGCACTTTTTTGCTCAATGAAAATTGGAGTAGAGAGTTTGTACAAGGGAAGGAAGAGAGGAGCTAAATCACTTTCATTAAGCGCCTAACTTTTCAGACAATTTGTACCATAAGTTGAAGAATCAAAACTAGGGAGTTCACCGAGTTCGCTACCGTGCCGAGGTAGAGTAGCTCCGATGTCGGGGATGACTTTCTACGGGGTTTTCTATTGACGTCGTCGGAGGCGGCGGCGTTCAGCGAGAACAAGCAGAGGCTGTCGGATCTCGAGGCTTTCTCATCGTCATCGTCATGGGTGGCGTCGGAGAAGGAAGTCCTGTTAGCACGACGGCGGTGGAAGAGAAAGAACGTGGTTGGAAGATGGAGCGAAGAGAGGAGAGAGGGAGAAAATGTGAGAAACacgtgtaagaaaaaaaattgtgtcaatataccgttagccacatcagctggtttttaacggtgttaattttggaggactaaaatcaaagtttactTAAGGAGAATGGCTAAaatgtaccttaatttgaaagaggactaaaaccaaaaccgcttAATAGtagagggactaaaaacatatttaaccctaaatataattgacaaatttattttgttgataaaatccGTTAATAATAggtaattcatttattttttgttacggattataaattttaaaatttattaataaaatttatcgataatttaaaatgtttattattaatagatttgTTCCTTGATAAATCTATcattaaaaaaacgaaaaatttTACTCTCCAATAGTCGAAACCCAAATTTTAGGTGGAAGGGAgtatcctttttcttcctctctaaACATAAAACACTAAGTTATGTTTTATTGGAGAGACTGATTTGAAGAAGATGGAAGGAATGAATTTGGATGAATTTAAAGGTGAAGTTTGTGTTagttttttaaagaatttaaaggtGATGGTagagtgaatttagaagtaCAGTTTGTGAagaatttgatattaaagctaggttagttttgtaaaataacATGAAGCATGAAGAGCTCCCATATACAATCACACCACGTTATATCAAAGCTGGgttagttttgtaaaataacatatttcatTAGCAAATCTCCTCATATAAAGCGAGATGAGACACTACAAAAATACGTAATTTTACCAGGAGTTATTTTTCACATTACCGACGGTTTTAACTCTTGGTAAATATGTTTCCTGCAATTATGAAAACCATCAGGAAAAACAATGTCCGCAAGTGGTTTTTTAGAACGTTGGTACTTGTGGAGGTTTTGTAAAACCGCTGGTATTTGTGGGGGTTTTCAAAACCGTTAGTACTTGCGGGGATTTTTCAAAACTGTCAGTATTTCCAGaggtttttcaaaatcgttGATAGTTGTTGGGGTTTTCTAAAACCATCGGTACttacttgtttaattttttttatattattgaaattatttaattatcataaaaatactttaataataaaatataaaataaaataatttaaaattaaaattaaatattgtaatataaaatttgattcaaaCATCAATTACAAGAGagtagaaaatttatatatactacAAACACAACAATTTATTGATTCAAACATCAATTATAAGTGAGAAAATTGATACCATTTTTTATTGGTTCTACAAAAAGCAACTAACTAACTATGATCCACGAGTAATTATTTGGCACAACCATTTTATCTATAAACCTCAAGTACTAACAATAATATTCTCTTAAATGTTGTAAATCTTGTATTGCAAA
This DNA window, taken from Vigna radiata var. radiata cultivar VC1973A chromosome 5, Vradiata_ver6, whole genome shotgun sequence, encodes the following:
- the LOC106760874 gene encoding cinnamoyl-CoA reductase 1 — its product is MSTGAGQVVCVTGASGYIASWVVKFLLERGYTVKATVRDTNDPKKVDHLLSLDGAKERLHLVKANLLEEGSFDSAVEGCHAVFHTASPFFDDAKDPQTELLDPALKGTLNVLKSCVKSKTLKRVVVTSSIAAVSFNDRPKNPDVVVDETWYSDPEYCKRNGIWYNLSKTLAEDAAWKFAKENNIDLVTTNPALVVGPLLQPVLNTSSAAVLNLINGSPTFKNVTLGWVDVRDVAITHILAYENASANGRYLLVERVAHFSDVVKILHDLYPTLQLPDKCVDERPYDPIFQVSKEKAKSLGLEFTPLEVSIKDTVESLKEKGFIKF